The proteins below are encoded in one region of Phalacrocorax aristotelis chromosome 13, bGulAri2.1, whole genome shotgun sequence:
- the AAR2 gene encoding protein AAR2 homolog isoform X1 — protein MAVTAGPAMASRQLEPELARQLFFEGAAVVVLGVPEGTEFGIDYSTWAVGPRFRGVKMIPPGVHFLHCSAGRAGGGRETGPRTGFFLSLQRREVRVLRWDAASEAVGPGPPAPGEAAAFRENLREMDRFLGPYPYESLKKWVSLTSFISEAAMQKLQPESGQICAFSEVLPVAAGRHTRDRAEQRLPPFDTECRSYAEGMARLPQMKPKAGTQIRFTELPKQTYPSGATPEEITRHSMDLSYALEKVINQRYASQPLDLLAELQFAFVCFLIGNVYDAFEHWKRLLNILCRSENAIGKYRDLYINLISVLYHQLSEIPADFFVDIVSQDNFLTSTLQVFFSYTCSAAVDGTLRKKAEKFKAHLTKKFKWDFEAEPDDCAPVVVELPEGVQVD, from the exons ATGGCGGTAACGGCCGGCCCTGCCATGGCGAGCCGGCAGCTGGAGCCCGAGCTGGCCAGGCAGCTCTTCTTCGAGGGTGCTGCCGTCGTGGTGCTGGGCGTGCCCGAGGGCACCGAGTTCGGCATCGACTACAGCACCTGGGCCGTGGGGCCCCGGTTCCGCGGCGTGAAGATGATCCCGCCGGGAGTCCATTTCCTGCACTGCAGCGCGGgacgggcgggcggcggccgggaGACCGGCCCCCGCACCGGCTTCTTCCTCAGCTTGCAGCGGCGGGAGGTGCGGGTGCTGCGGTGGGACGCCGCCAGCGAGGCGGTgggcccggggccgccggcGCCGGGGGAGGCCGCGGCCTTCAGGGAGAACTTGCGGGAGATGGACCGGTTCCTCGGGCCCTATCCCTACGAGAGCCTCAAAAAGTGGGTCTCCCTCACCAGCTTCATCAGCGAAGCGGCGATGCAGAAGCTGCAGCCGGAGAGCGGGCAGATCTGCGCCTTCTCGGAGGTGCTGCCGGTGGCGGCCGGGCGGCACACCAGGGACCGGGCGGAGCAGCGCCTGCCCCCCTTCGACACCGAGTGCCGGAGCTACGCCGAAGGCATGGCGCGGCTGCCCCAGATGAAGCCGAAAGCCGGCACCCAGATCAGGTTCACGGAGCTGCCGAAGCAGACGTACCCCAGTGGTGCCACTCCGGAGGAGATCACCAGGCACAGCATGGACCTCAGCTACGCCCTAGAGAAGGTGATTAACCAGCGATACGCCAGCCAGCCTCTGGATCTACTCG CTGAGTTGCAGTTTGCTTTCGTCTGCTTCCTGATCGGGAATGTGTATGATGCCTTTGAGCACTGGAAAAGACTCTTAAACATCCTGTGCCGATCTGAAAATGCCATAGGGAAGTATCGAGACCTTTACATCaatctcatttctgtgctgtatCACCAACTCAGTGAAATCCCAGCTGATTTTTTTGTGGACATTGTCTCCCAGGACAACTTTTTAACCAGCACCTTACAG gtgtttttttcctacacgtgcagtgctgctgttgaTGGGACCCTAcgaaaaaaggctgaaaaattcAAGGCTCACCtaacaaagaaatttaaatggGACTTTGAGGCAGAGCCTGATGACTGCGCTCCTGTAGTGGTAGAACTTCCTGAGGGCGTGCAGGTGGACTAA
- the AAR2 gene encoding protein AAR2 homolog isoform X2 → MAVTAGPAMASRQLEPELARQLFFEGAAVVVLGVPEGTEFGIDYSTWAVGPRFRGVKMIPPGVHFLHCSAGRAGGGRETGPRTGFFLSLQRREVRVLRWDAASEAVGPGPPAPGEAAAFRENLREMDRFLGPYPYESLKKWVSLTSFISEAAMQKLQPESGQICAFSEVLPVAAGRHTRDRAEQRLPPFDTECRSYAEGMARLPQMKPKAGTQIRFTELPKQTYPSGATPEEITRHSMDLSYALEKVINQRYASQPLDLLAELQFAFVCFLIGNVYDAFEHWKRLLNILCRSENAIGKYRDLYINLISVLYHQLSEIPADFFVDIVSQDNFLTSTLQVLLRLYVQCCC, encoded by the exons ATGGCGGTAACGGCCGGCCCTGCCATGGCGAGCCGGCAGCTGGAGCCCGAGCTGGCCAGGCAGCTCTTCTTCGAGGGTGCTGCCGTCGTGGTGCTGGGCGTGCCCGAGGGCACCGAGTTCGGCATCGACTACAGCACCTGGGCCGTGGGGCCCCGGTTCCGCGGCGTGAAGATGATCCCGCCGGGAGTCCATTTCCTGCACTGCAGCGCGGgacgggcgggcggcggccgggaGACCGGCCCCCGCACCGGCTTCTTCCTCAGCTTGCAGCGGCGGGAGGTGCGGGTGCTGCGGTGGGACGCCGCCAGCGAGGCGGTgggcccggggccgccggcGCCGGGGGAGGCCGCGGCCTTCAGGGAGAACTTGCGGGAGATGGACCGGTTCCTCGGGCCCTATCCCTACGAGAGCCTCAAAAAGTGGGTCTCCCTCACCAGCTTCATCAGCGAAGCGGCGATGCAGAAGCTGCAGCCGGAGAGCGGGCAGATCTGCGCCTTCTCGGAGGTGCTGCCGGTGGCGGCCGGGCGGCACACCAGGGACCGGGCGGAGCAGCGCCTGCCCCCCTTCGACACCGAGTGCCGGAGCTACGCCGAAGGCATGGCGCGGCTGCCCCAGATGAAGCCGAAAGCCGGCACCCAGATCAGGTTCACGGAGCTGCCGAAGCAGACGTACCCCAGTGGTGCCACTCCGGAGGAGATCACCAGGCACAGCATGGACCTCAGCTACGCCCTAGAGAAGGTGATTAACCAGCGATACGCCAGCCAGCCTCTGGATCTACTCG CTGAGTTGCAGTTTGCTTTCGTCTGCTTCCTGATCGGGAATGTGTATGATGCCTTTGAGCACTGGAAAAGACTCTTAAACATCCTGTGCCGATCTGAAAATGCCATAGGGAAGTATCGAGACCTTTACATCaatctcatttctgtgctgtatCACCAACTCAGTGAAATCCCAGCTGATTTTTTTGTGGACATTGTCTCCCAGGACAACTTTTTAACCAGCACCTTACAGGTACTTTTGCGACTAT acgtgcagtgctgctgttga